The Ananas comosus cultivar F153 linkage group 7, ASM154086v1, whole genome shotgun sequence genome has a window encoding:
- the LOC109712502 gene encoding putative ripening-related protein 1 has product MTLNSFAKGGDGGGPSECDNKYHPDDEMVVALSTGWFDGMSRCLKNIMINANGNSVLAKVVDECNSVNGCDKDHDFQTPCANNIVDASPAVWKVLGIPKEVREHSIIWSDA; this is encoded by the coding sequence ATGACATTGAACAGCTTCGCTAAgggcggggacggcggggggcCTTCGGAGTGCGACAACAAGTATCATCCAGATGACGAAATGGTGGTCGCATTGTCGACCGGGTGGTTCGACGGGATGAGCCGGTGCCTGAAGAATATCATGATAAACGCGAACGGGAACTCCGTGCTCGCGAAGGTCGTCGACGAGTGCAACTCCGTGAACGGGTGCGACAAAGACCACGACTTCCAGACGCCGTGCGCGAATAACATCGTGGACGCTTCGCCGGCCGTGTGGAAGGTGCTTGGGATCCCGAAGGAGGTCAGAGAGCACAGCATCATCTGGTCGGACGCCTGA